The following proteins are co-located in the Gordonia polyisoprenivorans genome:
- a CDS encoding sensor histidine kinase produces MRARLLPRSLAGQAVALQVAVVVAIVVVGSLLAIVDARADANRAAREQVTAVAVSIADAPSTAAAITSPDPTAQLQPVTEHIRLATGIAFITIMNTDGIRYTHTDPRFIGGRYLGTISPALRGETFTEIYTGTLGPSVRTIAPVRAGDGSIVGAVAAGITQSTLTEDWVSQLPLIGAIGGVALVIALVGLWAIRRRLLRHTGGLTPTELRVMYDHHDAVLHAVREGLVVVDSSRPVLVNDEARRLLGLDEPLRIPEFMTSGTEPLRDILVAEGGRVLMVNRSPVPGRDAAVITIRDRTEVAEAMGELDSMTRFAEALRSQAHESANRLHTIVALIEMGRSDDAVRMATENIELSQKLVDRVGDAVVEPTLAALLLGKTAQAAERGVALTLTEESMVDDHATQVLSAGELITVVGNLIDNALDAVDPDDPWVEVTVVGDAAHVHVVVADSGPGMTPDEFARARRRGYSTKAGGDTAGRGLGLALVAQVVHLHGGTIRAENTYGSVVGVEITAGAQTSTPTEPDTGRFR; encoded by the coding sequence GTGAGGGCACGGTTGCTGCCGCGGTCATTGGCCGGGCAGGCGGTCGCACTGCAGGTCGCGGTGGTCGTCGCGATCGTCGTGGTGGGCAGTCTCCTCGCGATCGTCGATGCCCGGGCCGACGCGAATCGGGCGGCGCGGGAGCAGGTGACCGCGGTGGCGGTGAGTATCGCCGACGCCCCGTCGACCGCCGCGGCGATCACCTCACCGGACCCTACGGCGCAACTGCAGCCGGTCACCGAGCACATCCGGCTGGCCACCGGCATCGCGTTCATCACGATCATGAACACCGACGGCATCCGCTACACCCACACCGATCCCCGGTTCATCGGTGGTCGCTATCTGGGCACCATTTCACCGGCCCTGCGGGGGGAGACGTTCACCGAGATCTACACCGGCACACTCGGTCCCTCGGTCCGCACCATCGCTCCGGTCCGCGCCGGCGACGGCAGCATCGTCGGCGCGGTGGCCGCCGGCATCACCCAGTCGACGTTGACCGAGGACTGGGTGTCCCAACTCCCGCTGATCGGCGCGATCGGCGGCGTTGCCCTGGTGATCGCGCTGGTCGGGCTGTGGGCGATCCGTCGGCGTCTGCTCCGTCATACCGGTGGGCTCACCCCGACGGAATTGCGGGTGATGTACGACCATCACGATGCGGTCCTGCACGCGGTCCGCGAGGGACTTGTCGTCGTCGATTCGTCGCGCCCGGTACTCGTCAACGACGAGGCGCGCCGACTGCTGGGACTCGATGAGCCGCTTCGGATCCCGGAGTTCATGACGTCGGGCACCGAACCGTTGCGCGACATTCTCGTGGCCGAGGGCGGGCGAGTGCTGATGGTGAATCGGTCACCGGTGCCCGGTCGGGATGCCGCGGTCATCACCATTCGTGACCGGACCGAGGTGGCCGAGGCGATGGGCGAACTCGACTCGATGACACGCTTCGCCGAGGCGCTGCGGTCGCAGGCGCACGAGTCGGCGAACCGGCTGCACACGATCGTGGCGCTGATCGAGATGGGACGGTCGGACGACGCCGTGCGCATGGCCACCGAGAACATCGAACTCTCCCAGAAACTCGTCGATCGGGTCGGTGATGCGGTGGTCGAACCGACCCTGGCGGCATTGCTGCTCGGCAAGACCGCACAGGCCGCCGAACGCGGTGTCGCACTGACCCTCACCGAAGAGTCGATGGTCGATGACCATGCGACGCAGGTCCTTTCGGCCGGTGAGCTGATCACCGTGGTGGGCAATCTGATCGACAATGCGCTTGACGCCGTCGACCCGGACGATCCCTGGGTGGAGGTGACCGTCGTCGGCGATGCCGCCCACGTGCACGTGGTGGTCGCCGATTCCGGACCCGGCATGACTCCCGACGAGTTCGCTCGAGCGCGACGCCGCGGTTACTCGACGAAGGCCGGTGGGGACACCGCCGGTCGCGGACTCGGTCTCGCGCTGGTCGCGCAGGTCGTGCACCTGCACGGCGGTACGATCCGAGCGGAGAACACTTACGGTTCGGTGGTCGGCGTCGAGATCACCGCCGGTGCGCAGACATCGACACCGACCGAACCGGACACCGGGAGGTTCAGATGA
- a CDS encoding response regulator, producing MIRVLVVEDDQVIAAAHVDFLSRIGGFDVVAHAATAQEALRRATAAADGAHPVDLVLLDLGLPDASGISLASALSGIVPSPDIIAITAQRDLDSVRSAMAHGVLLYLIKPFTFAAFGEKIRQYLSYREALTGGGDAVSQRDIDRALANLRTADTRRTAAKGRSPDTEDAVGRAIRDSGDGLTASEVAGAIGSSRVTAWRYLERLADDGTVDRFTEYGNTGRPQIRYVWRAR from the coding sequence ATGATCCGGGTGCTCGTGGTCGAGGACGACCAGGTGATCGCCGCCGCGCATGTCGACTTCCTGTCGCGCATCGGCGGATTCGACGTCGTCGCGCATGCAGCCACCGCGCAGGAGGCCCTGCGCCGGGCCACCGCGGCCGCCGACGGCGCTCACCCCGTCGACCTCGTCCTGCTCGATCTCGGCCTGCCCGACGCGAGTGGCATCTCGCTGGCCTCGGCATTGTCGGGCATCGTTCCGTCCCCCGACATCATTGCGATCACCGCGCAGCGAGACCTGGATTCGGTTCGAAGCGCGATGGCCCACGGGGTGCTGCTCTATCTCATCAAGCCGTTCACCTTCGCGGCATTCGGTGAGAAGATCCGGCAGTACCTGAGCTATCGCGAGGCGCTGACCGGTGGGGGAGACGCGGTGAGTCAACGCGACATCGATCGTGCGCTGGCGAACCTGCGCACCGCCGACACCCGGCGTACCGCCGCGAAGGGTCGTTCCCCGGACACCGAGGACGCCGTCGGGCGTGCCATCCGCGACAGCGGTGACGGTCTGACCGCCTCGGAGGTCGCCGGCGCGATCGGTAGCTCCCGGGTGACGGCCTGGCGCTACCTCGAACGTCTCGCCGACGACGGTACGGTCGACCGGTTCACCGAGTACGGCAACACCGGCCGACCGCAGATCCGCTACGTGTGGCGGGCGCGCTGA